The Mycobacterium riyadhense sequence TGACTCTTCCAACGTACCCGCGACAACTGGGGTTTCTGCAGGTCATTCCCGAAGCAGAGGGCCGCGCGGTCAAGACCCCACGGCTGCGTTTGTTTTTGCTTGTTTTGAAGCTTCCTGGTCCTGGCTGGGCGGCGTCGAAGTCGGCGTCGGGGTCAAGGTTCGGGCGCAGCCCGACCGCGTAGCGGCCGTAGGGCCTTGACGGCGGCGCCGTTCGGCGCATGCTGTTCAGGGCAAGGGAGATCGAGATCGCTTGTGCTGCTTTCGGCTTGGGGTTGACGATATTGGTCGTTGACGCTCTTCAGTGCCCGGTTTGCCGGGTTGCGGCCCAAACCGACAACCCACCGCCGCTTGACTCTTCCAACGCTGGGATGTCTACCCGCGACAACTCGGTTTGTGCAGGTCAACGCCCACCTCGGGACCCGCACGGCCACCACCAACGTGGGCACAACACCGCAGCTCAGGCGGTTGTCGCTGCAAGCCGGGCGCATCGGGTGGTCCACCGGGCGCAGCGACACATGTGACTGTTGTGACGCTGCGATGTGCCCGATTTATGGTGCGCACCAATTTAAGCCAAGACAGAAAGAGGGTCCGCGAGCCGCTATCGCAGCGGCGCAACGTTGGCGCCGTCGCGCCGAGCATCCGGTCAACGACCCGTTCACCAGCGGGGCCTGCCGTGCCGCGGTGCGCAGCGCCGAAGCACTGAGTTCGCCGCGCGTCGCTGACGCGTCAGGCCCCCGGAGCGGGCGCTGGCACGGGAGGGGCGGTGGTGGGCGTGACCGGCGCAGCCGTCGTCGTCGGCGGCTGTTGAGTGGTCGTCGGTGGCGCGGTGGTCGTCACCTGCGACGTCGTGGTAGGTGGCGGTGTCGTGGTCGGCTGGGTGGTCGTGGTGGTCGGCGGCGGGGTCGTCGTCGTGGTCGTGGTGGCTGCCGTGGTCGTAGTAGTGGTGGTGGGTGGCCGCGTGGTGGTCGTGGTGACCGGCGGCGCCGTGGTGGTGACCGGCGGCGGGGTGATCACCGTGACAGTGGGGCTGTTGTTCGGCCCAATCACGGTCGTGGTGATGGGCGGGGGCGCCGGTTGAGGCGGCGAGGTGGTATTGACGGGCTTGCTACTGAGTGGGCCCAGGGTCAGCCCCAACACGACGGCCACCAATATCGCCAGGCCCGCTGCCGCCAGGCTGAAGACCACGGCCGCGCGTTTGTACCACGGCAACGGTTCGGGCTCGCCCGGGTAACGGTCCTCGTCGGGGTGATCCAATCCCGGCGGGTAACCGGCAGTAGGTGCGTAACCGGCAGTAACGGTGTCACGGCCATAGTCGTTGGGGCCGGTGTATGGGACCGGTTCGTTGCCGGTGCCGGCGTCTTCGGACCAGGCCAGGGCACGGTAGGTCGCCGATCCGCCGTCGTCGGAGGCTGATTCGCCGGCGGCCGCAGCGGCAGCTTGGGTAGCCCATGCCGTCGGGGATGCTTCGGTCTGGGCGCCGGGAGCGCCGACGATGCTGGTCGGGGCCTCGACAGCGGGGCCCGCGCCGGTAGGGACGCCCGCCGCCGATCGCTCCGCGCCGAGCACCGTCGCGCCGACGGCGGCGCTCAACATCGGTTGCGCGCTGGCAACAACAGGCACCTGCAACCGCTCCGAAAGTCGCGCGGTGATCAACGGGATGCTGGCTCCGCCGCCGACGCTGACGACTGCGCTGAGGCTGGTCCGCGGAATTCCATTGCGCTGCAGTATGTCTTCGACGGCAGTGATGAATCGTTCCAATGGACCCGAGATCAGTTGCTCAAACTCGCTGCGCGTAACCCGAAGATCCGCAGCCGAATCCGGCAGCCCGATCGCGCCCGTCGGAATGGTGGCCACGGTCGTGGCTGAGAGTTGTTCCTTGGCGCGTCGGCATCCGCCGAGTAGCCGGGTCACCGACCCCATCCGGGTCGCGGTGCCGGAAACGTCGGTGGCGTCAACACCGGGAGCGACGGCAAGAAGGTGATTAAGGAGGCCCTGGTCGATATCGTCGCCGGAGAGTTCCCGGTACCGGATGGTGGGTCCAATCTGCTCCAAGTTAGACCCGGCGTTGGCCAGCGTGACGCTGGTGCCGCCAGCGCCGAAGTCGCACAACGCGACGACGCCGTCACTCGGGAACCCGGGTTGGGCTCCCAGCCCTGCGAGCGCGGCCGCGGCGTCGGAGATCAACATCGGCGCACCGTCGGGCGCTAACGTCGGCTGGGTTTGCAACGCCTGGCGCAGCGCCGCAACCTGACCTTCCGACCAGTAGGCGGGAACCGCGATGGTGACCGGTGTCCCGTAGCCGACGGTGCGCGCCATCGCGTCGAGCGCAGCGACCGTCAGCGCCGCGCCGGGGTGCTTGGTACCGTCGGCAGCCACCAGCGGAGCCTGGTCTCCGACCCGCTCGACAAATCCGCGCAGCACCAGGCCAGGCTCATTCAGGTTCGGGTTCTCTTCTGGCAGACCGACTTCGGCTGCTCGGTGGTCGAATAGCGTCAATACCGATCCGCGCTGCACCGGGTTGCTACCCGTTCGAGCGGCGACCAGGTTGGCCGCCCCGATCGACAACCCGAGCGACTCGCTCATGTATCGCATTCCCCCGTGTTCGTGGCTTCGCTGATCGGTCGGCGGTCGTTCCCCACCATAGCGGCGGTCAAAGACCCGGCCGCAGATTGATCACGGTAGGCACCGAGGGCGGCATTATCTGTGACGGCAGCGTCGGCAAAGCCCCGGGCGCTGGGGAATTGGTGGTCGTCGGCGTCGTCGTGGTGGTTGTGGTGGTCGGCGATGTCGTCGTGGTGGTTGTGGTTGTGGTTGTGGTTGTGGTTGTGGTGGTGGTGGTGGTCGGTCTAGTGGTGGTCGTCGGTGAGGTGGTGGTGGTCGTGGTGGTCGTGATGACCGACGTGGGAGACGGGCCATGCACGAGCTCGACGATGCCGTAAACAATCACCGCGATCAGAGCGGCGATGAGCACACCCCAACCGACCAAGGCCAGGGGTTTGGCCCATCCGGGAGTGGGCTCGGGCTCTGGCGGTCGTCCATATCCGCCCTGGTTGCCGCCGTTGCCGAAGTCGCCATCGGCGGACGGATCGTTGGTGCCATAGTCCGGCGGGTCGTACCTTGCCACGGCCGCCGATGCTAGTTGCTAGGAGCAAACGACCACCCCAGCCACGCTGGCCCGTTGCCGATCGGTGACCCGGCTACGGAAGGTTGGGTGGCAGTGTGATCGTCGTCGGAACCCCCGGAAGGGTGATCACCGACGGCAGCGGCGGCAACGGCGGCAGCGGCGGCAGATGTGGGTGATGGGGCGGCGGGGCCTGCGTCGTCTGGCGCGGTGGCTGGACCGGGGGGTTGGTGGCAGGCGGAGCGGTCGTGGCCGGCGGGACGGTGGTTGTCGGCGGAGGGGTGGTGGTAGTGATCGGCGTGGTGGTGGTGCTGGTAACGGGGGGCGTCGTGGTATGGGGCGTGCGGCCGGTGCCTTGGTTTTCACCGATCAGCTGGACGATGCCGTAAATGATCAGCGCGATCAGGATCGCGACGACCAGCGACCAGCCAATGAGCGGCACGGGTTTGCGGTACCAGGGCTTGAACTCGGTCTCTGGGTGGTACGGCTCGAACTGGTCAGTCGGAAATTGTGACAACTCGTCGGGGGGCGGACCCGGCGGCGGATAGCCGCCCCTGCCTAAGGGAGCATGTTGCGTCTGCGCGCTGTTGACGTCTTCGGGTGGGCCATAACGTGCCACGGCACCGATGGTACTGACGCCACCAGCGGGTCTAAATCGAGTCGGAATCCTCACTGGTTTGCACAGACAAGGTCGGCCACGAACATCGGTGCCACAGGCGCAGGCGCTTAAGGTTCGACCGCGCCTGCTCAGCGCCGAAGGGAAGCGCGACACGATCGACCGAGCTGTGCACCCGTTCCATGCATGACCGCACCGCCGCGTCCGCACGCCGCGCACCGATCCCCCAGGATTTTGCCTCAGCGTTCAGATCATCGATATCGATGGCGTCAATACTCGTCTTACCGTTGATCACATGATCTGTGCTCTTGAATGCGGCATCCAGGTACATCAGCGGGGAGCCTTGACCCCAAACGGGCTACCTCGCTGGTGCTTTCGTACTTGGCCTGAGGATCCAGACCCAACGCTTGACGGAAATCTTTCTGATGCAGCCGCTGACCCTCGGCGCTTCGGTCCTAACGGGTGACGACAATAGCCTCGCGCTCGGCCATGTCGTACACCAGCGGAGCAGAATGATGCAAATCTTGATCATATGACCAAAGACCTGCGCATGCTCAATATTTTGATCATGCATTGCTAGAAGGTCGAATGATCTAAATATGCAGCACCGCTACGGCGAGGCGCCCGTGGGCGCTCAGAACGTATCGACCTTCTCGATGCTGACGAACATGCCGTGACCGGTGCCGTTGTTCTGGAAGCGGGTGCCTTCCTTGGTGGCGACGATGGTCCAGCCCTGCGCGTCGTAGGTCTTGTAGTCGATGGCGACGGTGGGGATGGCGCCGAGGTTGCCGAGGATCCACTGCACGGAGCCGGCGGCGGTGATGTGGACGCCGTTGGCGTGCTCGCCGTCCTTTATGGGGGAGTTGGTGAATGGGGCTTCGCAGCCGACGCTGTCCTTGTTGATCTGGCAGCGCGTCTGGCCGGATTTGGTCTCGATGAAGACGTAACCATTCTCGTCGGGCGGGAGCGGAATGGCACCCTCCGGCGCGGTGGGACTTGCCGGCGTTGTCGGTGGCGCCGGGCCGGCAGTTGGCGGCGGCGACTTAGTTGGCTGCGACGTCGGGAACGAGGGCTCGGTCGGTCCCGCCCCCGGCGAGGCGACTGGTCTGCCGTCGATGGTGGTGCTGCATCCGGCAACTAGCACAGCACCGGCCAGCAGGACCCACCGTGCTTTTGGCAACAACCGCACGCGTTACTCCCCAAAATCTGAAATATCAAAAGGTCAGACTACGCATGAGGCGGCGCAAGGTAGGAGCAGGGACGCACTTTTGAAATGTCGCCGATGACAAAGTGTTACTGCGTCATCCGCACCTGTTCCGAGGCCCGGCGAACCGCGGCGACGATCCCCTGGTAGCCGGTACATCGGCAAAAGTTGCCGGACAGCCCCTCGCGTATCTCCTCGTCGGTGGGATCCGGGTGATCGCGCAACAAGGCGGTAATGGACATGACGAAGCCTGGGGTGCAGAAGCCACATTGCAGGCCATGGCACTCCCGCAGCGCCGATTGAACCGCGGACAGTTCACCGCTGGGCGAGGCGATACCTTCGACCGTCGTCACCCCCATGTCGTCGGCTTGCACCGCGAACAGCAGGCACGCGCGCACGGCATCGCCATCCACCAGCACCGTGCAAGCGCCGCATGCCCCGTGTTCGCAGCCGAGGTGGGTGCCGGTGAGTCCACACTTGTCCCGCAGGAAGTCCGCCAGCGTCATACGTGGTTCGACGCTGGCCGCCATGGGAGTTCCGTTGACCGTCAACCGGACTGGTCGTTCATGCATGGATTGCCCCCATGGTTGCTTCGTTGACGGCTTGGGTCCACGCGCGCGCCGTCATGGCGGCACCCACCCGAGCACGGTATGCCGCCGACCCTTGCAGGTCTGTCGGAATATCGTCGAGTCCCGCCATGGCGGCCCGTCCGATCTCCGCAGGCTCCAGGTCGCCGACGAACTTGCCGATCACCGCCGCCTCGGCTGTGATTGCCCGCTTGGGCGTGGCGCCCAGCCCCAACAGCCCTATCGCGCAGCGGGATATCCGCTCAGTGTCATCGAGCTCGAGCGCAACGACCGAGCCGGCGATCGCATAATCGCCGTGGCGGCGCGCGAATTCGTGCACCGCAAAGCCGGATCTGCTGTTCCACTGCGGGAATCGGACCCCGGTGAGTACCTCATCGGGCTCCATGGTGGTTTCCCACAGGCCGGCGAAGAAGTCCGAGGCGGTGATCTCGCGTCGCCCCCGCGGCGACAGCACCTCCATCATTGCGTCCAGCGTGAGCGCAACCACCGGGTACTCGCCCGCAGCATCGGCGTGCGCGATCGATCCGCCGAGGGTGCCTCGGTTGCGGATCTGGAAGTGCCCGATATAGGGCGTGACTCGGGTCAGCAGCGGAACCGCCTCGCGGACTTGGTCATTGCCGCCCACTTTGGCTTCGGTGGTTCCCGCGCCGATCCACAGCTGGTCGCCCCGGCGCTCGATGCCCTGCAGTTCGCCCAGCCGCGAGATGTCGATGAGGTGGTCGAAGAACGCCAGTCGCATCGACAGCATCGGTACCAGGCTCTGCCCGCCGGCCAGGATCTTGGCATCTTCGCCCAGCTCGGCCAGCAGGCCGACGGCTTCCTCGATGGTGTCGGGGCGGTGGTAGTCGAACGACGCGGGCTTCACCGCTGTCCCTCATCGAGTAAGGCGACGATCGAAGCCGGGCTGGCTGGCAGCCGGGTGATGGTCACGCCCAGCGGCGCCAGCGCGTCGTTGATCGCGTTGATCACTGCGGGCACCGAACCGATGGCCCCGCCTTCGCCGACACCCTTGTATCCGCCAGGCCCCGGCCCGGGTATCTCAATGTGGCCATATTCGATCGGTGGCACCTCGGTGGCCGTCGGCAGCAGATAGTCGACGAAGGTGGTGGCCAGCGGGTTGCCGTCGTCGTCGTAAACGAGGTTTTCCATCAATGCGCCACCGATGCCCTGAACCGTCCCGCCGGCGATCTGGCCCTCCACGACGGCCGGGTTGATCATGGGCCCGACGTCTTCGCTGACGATGTAGCGCGACAGCGTGACTTTGCCTGTCTCCGTCTCGACTTCGCAGGTGCAGGCGTGGGTGGCGTTGGCCCACAGGATCGGCGCCTTGGTGACGTAGCGAGCAGAAACCTCCAGCACGGGCGATATGTCCGGCGGAAGTTGTTGGGGCTGGTAATACGCCACGTAGGCCAGCTCACCGAAACTCACCGTCTTCGACGGGTCATCCCGCACCATGGCCGTTGAATGCGCCAGTTCCACTTCGGATTCGGCCACTTTGAGGTGGTGCGCGGCCAGCGCCACGATCTTGTTGCGCAGGATGCTCCCCGCCTCGTTGACGGCTCCGGCGGTCATCGGGCCGCTGCGGCTGCCCTGCGTCCCGGCGCCGTACGGCGTGACCGCGGTGTCGCCCTGGATGGTGGACACATCGTCGATGTCGGCGCCAAGCGCATCGGCGGTCAGTTGAATGACAGTGGTTTCCAAGCTGTTCCCGCTCGACCCGCCGTTGACGTAGACGTTGATCTTGCCCGTCGGCTCCATCCGCATGACGGCGCCTTCGGTGGCCAGGTGGCCGGTCGCGGCTCCCGTCGGCTCGATGTACGCCGAGAACCCGAGGCCGAGGTAGCGCCCCTGCGCCAGCGCTTCGCGCTGTTCTTTCCGAAACCCTTCGTGGTCAAGGATTTTCACGGCCTGCTCGAACGTCTCGATCGGAGCTACATGGTCGTAGGGTATGCCGTTGGGGTTGAAGTAGGGCATCTCGTCGCGGCGTAACAGATTGCGCCGGCGCAGCTCCACCGGATCGATTCCCATCTTGCGCGCGGCGATGTCGAGCAGGATTTCGCGCGCCAGCGTTTCGAACTGCCAGGGCCCTCGGTAGGCGGCTAGGCCGCTGGTGTTGGAAAAAACCGTCTTGTAGTTGAAGCTGGCCTTCGGCACCCGATAAGGCCCCGGGAAGAACAGGCCAATGGCGGCGCTGGTCAACACCGGGTAGGGGGTCGGATAGGCGCCGACGTCCTGGGTGTAGTCGATGTCGACTGCCCGCAATAGGCCGTCGCCGCCCAAAGCCATTCGCGCCGTGCCGGTTACATGGCGGGCCTGACCGGCCGACATCAGGTTCTCGCGCCGGTCCTCGATCCACTTCAGCGCCGCGGGCACCTTGCGGGCGGCCAGCATGATGCACATGTCTTCGCGCATCGGCACGACCTTTTGGCCGAAGCCGCCACCGGTGTCGCGCATGATGACCCGAACACGTTGTGCGGCAATGCCTAACAGGCGCGCGCAAAACGCACGAAGCTCGTGGGGCGTCTGCGTTGATGCCCAGAGGGTGAGTTCCTCGGTAGCCGACGCCCACTCGACGACCAGGCCGCGGGTCTCGATCGGCACCGGCA is a genomic window containing:
- a CDS encoding Hsp70 family protein encodes the protein MSESLGLSIGAANLVAARTGSNPVQRGSVLTLFDHRAAEVGLPEENPNLNEPGLVLRGFVERVGDQAPLVAADGTKHPGAALTVAALDAMARTVGYGTPVTIAVPAYWSEGQVAALRQALQTQPTLAPDGAPMLISDAAAALAGLGAQPGFPSDGVVALCDFGAGGTSVTLANAGSNLEQIGPTIRYRELSGDDIDQGLLNHLLAVAPGVDATDVSGTATRMGSVTRLLGGCRRAKEQLSATTVATIPTGAIGLPDSAADLRVTRSEFEQLISGPLERFITAVEDILQRNGIPRTSLSAVVSVGGGASIPLITARLSERLQVPVVASAQPMLSAAVGATVLGAERSAAGVPTGAGPAVEAPTSIVGAPGAQTEASPTAWATQAAAAAAGESASDDGGSATYRALAWSEDAGTGNEPVPYTGPNDYGRDTVTAGYAPTAGYPPGLDHPDEDRYPGEPEPLPWYKRAAVVFSLAAAGLAILVAVVLGLTLGPLSSKPVNTTSPPQPAPPPITTTVIGPNNSPTVTVITPPPVTTTAPPVTTTTTRPPTTTTTTTAATTTTTTTPPPTTTTTQPTTTPPPTTTSQVTTTAPPTTTQQPPTTTAAPVTPTTAPPVPAPAPGA
- a CDS encoding (2Fe-2S)-binding protein, which codes for MHERPVRLTVNGTPMAASVEPRMTLADFLRDKCGLTGTHLGCEHGACGACTVLVDGDAVRACLLFAVQADDMGVTTVEGIASPSGELSAVQSALRECHGLQCGFCTPGFVMSITALLRDHPDPTDEEIREGLSGNFCRCTGYQGIVAAVRRASEQVRMTQ
- a CDS encoding FAD binding domain-containing protein — protein: MKPASFDYHRPDTIEEAVGLLAELGEDAKILAGGQSLVPMLSMRLAFFDHLIDISRLGELQGIERRGDQLWIGAGTTEAKVGGNDQVREAVPLLTRVTPYIGHFQIRNRGTLGGSIAHADAAGEYPVVALTLDAMMEVLSPRGRREITASDFFAGLWETTMEPDEVLTGVRFPQWNSRSGFAVHEFARRHGDYAIAGSVVALELDDTERISRCAIGLLGLGATPKRAITAEAAVIGKFVGDLEPAEIGRAAMAGLDDIPTDLQGSAAYRARVGAAMTARAWTQAVNEATMGAIHA
- a CDS encoding xanthine dehydrogenase family protein molybdopterin-binding subunit, with translation MTQDVRGAVSPRYAGARVPRVEDGRLLTGRGGFVDDLTRPGMLHACFVRSPFARARINGIDPSAALALPGVHAVFTADDLNPDVREAWHAVAGKDVPDTPRPPLAQGEAKFVGDPVALVIAESRYVAEDAIELVDVDYEPLPAITDFTRAQSSDVLVHDSYPKNVAGGMAGALPDEEVFATSPCVVKENIYQQIYVPVPIETRGLVVEWASATEELTLWASTQTPHELRAFCARLLGIAAQRVRVIMRDTGGGFGQKVVPMREDMCIMLAARKVPAALKWIEDRRENLMSAGQARHVTGTARMALGGDGLLRAVDIDYTQDVGAYPTPYPVLTSAAIGLFFPGPYRVPKASFNYKTVFSNTSGLAAYRGPWQFETLAREILLDIAARKMGIDPVELRRRNLLRRDEMPYFNPNGIPYDHVAPIETFEQAVKILDHEGFRKEQREALAQGRYLGLGFSAYIEPTGAATGHLATEGAVMRMEPTGKINVYVNGGSSGNSLETTVIQLTADALGADIDDVSTIQGDTAVTPYGAGTQGSRSGPMTAGAVNEAGSILRNKIVALAAHHLKVAESEVELAHSTAMVRDDPSKTVSFGELAYVAYYQPQQLPPDISPVLEVSARYVTKAPILWANATHACTCEVETETGKVTLSRYIVSEDVGPMINPAVVEGQIAGGTVQGIGGALMENLVYDDDGNPLATTFVDYLLPTATEVPPIEYGHIEIPGPGPGGYKGVGEGGAIGSVPAVINAINDALAPLGVTITRLPASPASIVALLDEGQR